The genomic stretch CGCCGTTCCCTCTGCTGGCGGCAATAGGCGCAAAAACGAAAACCATCGAAATCGGCACGGGCGTGATTGACATGCGCTATGAAAATCCGATGTACATGGCCGAGGATGCGGGCGCGGCGGATTTGATTTCCGGCGGTCGCCTGCAGCTTGGCATCAGCCGCGGCTCGCCGGAGCAGGTCATTGATGGCTGGCGCCATTTCGGCTATGTCCCACAGGAAGGGGAAAACGAATCGGATATGGCGCGACGTCATACCGAGGTGCTGCTTGAGGTGCTGCGCGGTGAAGGGTTTGCTAAACCGAATCCGCAGCCTATGTTCCCGAATCCGCCTGGGCTGCTGCGCCTGGAGCCGTATTCTGAAGGGCTGCGCGAGCGCATCTGGTGGGGCGCCGGTTCCAATGCGACGGCCGTATGGGCCGCAACGCTGGGAATGAACCTGCAAAGCTCAACCCTGAAGGACGATGAGACCGGCGAGCCGTTCCATATTCAGCAGGCAAAACAGATCCGCGCGTACCGTCAGGCCTGGAAAGAAGCGGGACATGTGCGTCAGCCGCGGGTGTCGGTCAGCCGCAGCATTTTTGCGCTAATGGACGACCGCGACCGGATGTATTTCGGTGCCAGCCGCAACGACAGCGATAGCGTGGGCTACCTTGATGAGAAAACGCGCGCGATCTTCGGGCGCAGCTATGCGGCGGAGCCGGACAAGCTGATCGAACAGCTGAAAAAGGACGAGGCGATTGCCGAAGCCGATACGCTCTTGCTGACCGTGCCGAACCAGCTTGGCGTGGATTACAACGCGCATGTTATTGAGTCGATCCTCAAGCATGTGGCGCCAGCAATGGGCTGGCGCGATTAACTGAACAGTGGGGTTGCTCAGCCTCTTGCTACTTATGGCTCATATCGCTCAGCAGCACGGCGATGGTTTGCCCGCCCGCCGTCTGTTCCAGGCCAATCTTGACGATAATGGTCAGCGGAACGGAAAGTAGCATGCCAACGGGGCCGAGCAGCCAACCCCAGAATATCAGGGATAAAAAGACCACCAGTGTGGAAAGGCCCAGCCCTCGTCCCATCATGCGTGGCTCAAGAATGTTACCGAACACCAGGTTGATGACCAAGTATCCGGCCAGCAGGATCAGCGCGTCATAAAGCCCGCTGAAAACCAGCACCTGAAGGATAGGGGGGATTGCCGCCAGCACGGAGCCGATGTTGGGAATGTAGTTAAGCGCAAACGCCAGTAACCCCCAGACAAACGCAAAGCGAACGTCCAGCGCCAGAAGCATCGCCCAGACGACACCGCCCGTGACCAGGCTAATCGCCGTTTTCAGCACCAGATAGCGGGAGACGCTGTCCAGCGCGCGTTGAATCGCTCCCATTCCTTCAACCGGACGGACCATCATCTGCTGCAGCTTTGCCGGCAGCTGCGGCACCTCCAGCAGCATAAACACCACCGTTAAAAACAGCAGGAAAATGGAGGTCATGGCATTGGAAAGCTGAGCCAGCAGGCTGGTGACGATCGTCATGGCCGCGTTGGGGTCGATATATTTCAGGAGTTCCTCAACCGAGACTTCGATACCCGCGCGCTGCAGCCAGGGTTCCAGCTGCAGCAGCGGTATCGCCAGCGAAGAACGGTATTTCGGCAGCGTTCGCGCCAGTTCGTTGAGCGAGGTCCCCAGATACGCCACCAGCAAGACCATCGCCACAATAATGATGCTGATAAGCAGCGTAATCGCCAGCACGCGCGGGATGCGTAGCCGCGTCATGCGCTGTACCAGCGGGTTGAGGATCACTGCAACAAACAGGGCCAGAATAAAGGGCACAATAATGTCGGCGGCAAAACGAACGCCCGTCAGTATGATCACCAGCATGCCCAGCATGATGACAATTTTTAACCCGTTCAGGGTAATAATGGGTTTAGCCATGGTGACTCCGAATTTTTCTTTATATTTATAATAAAGGTGAAAGGCGTTGCAATAAACTAACCAAAATCAAACGGTATGGGTAAAGAATTGCAAAGACTTTGAGTAAAATCCTGGCTTATGGTACAAATCTGGTGTGTTTAACTACCGAGGACAATTTTCATCCGCAAAGACGAGAAGCAACAACGCGGATAATTGTAATTTTATGGACAATATGTTCAGGACGTACTCTTCAAACAATACCGCTGTCTACTCCACTTCTTTCTGCCTGCTTTCTGGTGAGCAACACTGGCGCACCGCACTATAGTCACTTCTTCTGCCTGAGCTGGCGCTAAGCGCTTAGCTGTCTGATTTCAATTTGTATTTTTGGGTTTGCTGTTCGCAGCGGGCCACGATGGATTATATTCTCAAGCAGGAGAAAAACATGTTTTACTGGATCCTATTAGCGCTGGCTATCATCGCTGAAATTACCGGCACGCTGTCTATGAAATGGGCAAGCATCAGCGATGGCAACACCGGTTTTATTTTGATGCTGGTGATGATTTCGCTTTCTTATATTTTCCTCTCGTTTGCGGTGAAAAAAATTGCGCTGGGCGTCGCGTATGCACTGTGGGAAGGGATCGGTATTTTGTTGATTACGCTGTTCAGCGTGCTGATATTTGACGAAACATTAACAACAATGAAGATCGCCGGGTTAACGACGCTGGTCGCGGGTATTGTGCTGATTAAATCGGGTACCCGTAAACCGGGTAAACAGCAGAAGGAGCAGAACCATGCAACAGTTTGAGTGGGTTCATGCGGCCTGGCTTGGCTTCGCCATCGTGCTGGAGATCGTGGCGAACGTTCTGCTGAAATTCTCCGATGGTTTTCGCCGTAAACTCTATGGCCTGATGTCGATTGCCGCGGTGCTGGGAGCGTTCAGCGCGCTGTCTCAGGCGGTAAAAGGGATCGATCTGTCGGTGGCCTATGCGCTGTGGGGCGGTTTTGGTATCGCCGCTACCCTGGCCGCAGGCTGGGTACTCTTCGGCCAGCGCTTAAACAACAAGGGCTGGATGGGACTCATCTTGCTGCTTGCCGGCATGATCATGATAAAACTCGCCTGACAGACCTCTCGCCATGATTTACAGGCAGCGAAATTCGCTGCCTGTATTACGCTTAGAAAAGCAAAACATGAAGAGGGTGGCTGATGTATCGCACATTAAGCTGGCGCAATATTCCCAATGCGAGAACGTTGTTTGCCATGGTCTTCATGGCGGGGATCGGCTTAATCATCTCCATCGTCGCACTGCTCTATCTTTCCCTGCATCTTATCAGCACGAAAACCAATGAAATTGATGAACACCGCACGGTGCTTTCCGTGCAGGGGGCCATTCAGACATCGGTTAACCGCGTCTCCTCTCTGGTGCTGGATAACGCCGTCTGGGACGATGCGGTGCGGGAGGTCTACCGTCCTGCGCTCGATACCGACTGGCTGTACAACACCTGGGGTGCCGGTTTTAAAATCAACAACCTCTACGACGGCACCTTCGTGCTGGATGAACATTTCAACGTCCTCTGGGGCTCCTTTCAAAGCCGTCCCTTTAACGAAAAAAACCTCGACTTCTTTGGCAAGGGGCTCAAAGCGCTTATCGACCGGCACGGGCGAGCGCTCGTGGGTGAAAAAAATATCTATGCCGGGATCAGCAAAACGCGAAGCGGCGTCGCCTTTGTGGGTATTGGGTTGATTCGCCCGATGGTCGGAAGATTACAGGTTACCGACGGAACGCGCCGCTATCTGGTGATTACCCGCCATCTGAACGCCAGAATATTATCCGACCTGGGGGCGACCTTTCAGATCGATCGCCTCAACTATACCCCCGAAAAAATCAACGATCGCAGCATGCCGCTGCACAGCGCGGCGGGGGAGTTAGTCGGATATCTGAACTGGCAGGCGCGGCTTCCAGGCGCACAGGCCGCCCGGGCGGCATCGTCTGATATCAGGCAGATTGTGGTGCTGGCCTCGGGGCTGATCCTGCTTTTCATTCTGGTGAGCAGCGTTGGGCTGTACAAACTCGCGCGCGGTGAAAGCCAGGCGCGTCTGGTCGCAAGAACGGACTGGCTAAGCCATCTGCCAAACCGGCGTGCGCTCATCGAAGCGCTGGACCACGTGAGTTTACGCGGTGATATTGACGTCAAAAGCGTGGTGTTTAT from Enterobacter dykesii encodes the following:
- a CDS encoding AI-2E family transporter encodes the protein MAKPIITLNGLKIVIMLGMLVIILTGVRFAADIIVPFILALFVAVILNPLVQRMTRLRIPRVLAITLLISIIIVAMVLLVAYLGTSLNELARTLPKYRSSLAIPLLQLEPWLQRAGIEVSVEELLKYIDPNAAMTIVTSLLAQLSNAMTSIFLLFLTVVFMLLEVPQLPAKLQQMMVRPVEGMGAIQRALDSVSRYLVLKTAISLVTGGVVWAMLLALDVRFAFVWGLLAFALNYIPNIGSVLAAIPPILQVLVFSGLYDALILLAGYLVINLVFGNILEPRMMGRGLGLSTLVVFLSLIFWGWLLGPVGMLLSVPLTIIVKIGLEQTAGGQTIAVLLSDMSHK
- the mdtI gene encoding multidrug/spermidine efflux SMR transporter subunit MdtI, which gives rise to MQQFEWVHAAWLGFAIVLEIVANVLLKFSDGFRRKLYGLMSIAAVLGAFSALSQAVKGIDLSVAYALWGGFGIAATLAAGWVLFGQRLNNKGWMGLILLLAGMIMIKLA
- the mdtJ gene encoding multidrug/spermidine efflux SMR transporter subunit MdtJ is translated as MFYWILLALAIIAEITGTLSMKWASISDGNTGFILMLVMISLSYIFLSFAVKKIALGVAYALWEGIGILLITLFSVLIFDETLTTMKIAGLTTLVAGIVLIKSGTRKPGKQQKEQNHATV
- a CDS encoding LLM class flavin-dependent oxidoreductase yields the protein MKKIGFLSFGHWTPSPQSGTRSAADTLLQSIDLAVAAEELGADGAYFRVHHFARQLSSPFPLLAAIGAKTKTIEIGTGVIDMRYENPMYMAEDAGAADLISGGRLQLGISRGSPEQVIDGWRHFGYVPQEGENESDMARRHTEVLLEVLRGEGFAKPNPQPMFPNPPGLLRLEPYSEGLRERIWWGAGSNATAVWAATLGMNLQSSTLKDDETGEPFHIQQAKQIRAYRQAWKEAGHVRQPRVSVSRSIFALMDDRDRMYFGASRNDSDSVGYLDEKTRAIFGRSYAAEPDKLIEQLKKDEAIAEADTLLLTVPNQLGVDYNAHVIESILKHVAPAMGWRD